TTTCTATAAACTTTAAAAAAGTTTTTGATATGAGGTGATAAATGTGAAAATATTTAAATTCCATATGCCCCCTATAAATTTAATAGGTGTGGGATGTTTAAAAGATGTGGGAAGGGAGATCAAAAAATTAGGTTTTAAAAAAGGAATTATTGTTACAGATAAAGTACTTGTCAGAGCTGGGCTTGTGAATAATGTAATTAGTGTTTTAGAAGAAGAAGGAATAGAATATGTTGTCTTTGATGAAACAAAACCCAACCCTACAATTAAAAATGTAACAAATGGACTTAAGCTTTTGATAGAGAATAAGTGTGATTTTATTATTTCGTGCGGCGGAGGATCAGCTCATGACTGCGCAAAAGGGATAGGCCTCATTGCTAAAGAGAAGAATTTCATTGATGAGGTAGAGCGTCTAGACAAAGTAAAGTGTAGTGGTTGGAATAGTGCATTATTACTGCCCCTAGTTGCTATAAATACCACGGCTGGAACAGGTAGTGAAGTTACTAAATTTGCTATAATTACAGATGAAGAAAAACGTATTAAAATGCCAATTGTGGATTGGCGCATTACACCTCTAATAGCAGTAAATGATCCTCTCTTGATGATAGGTATGCCAAAATCTCTAACAGCTGCAAGTGGCATGGATGCACTAACTCACGCTATTGAAGCTTACATTTCGATTGATGCAAATCCATTTACAGATGCACTTGCTTTGAAAGCTATTGAAATTATATTCAACTACCTTAAAAGAGCGGTAGAAAATGGAAATGATATTGAAGCAAGAGAAAAGATGGCATATGCAGAGTTCTTGGCGGGGATTGCTTTTAATAACGCAGGTTTAGGTTATGTCCATGCTATGGCTCATCAATTAGGAGGATTTTACGATCTTCCTCATGGTGTATGTAATGCCGTATTATTACCTCATGTTTTGGAATATAATCTTGAGGCAGTTCAAAATAAACTTATATATATAGCGAAAGCGATGGGTATAGATGTAGATAAATTAACAACAAAAGAAATAGGAGGCAAAATTATTGAAAGCATAAACCAGCTCTCTCAAGAGATTGGTATACCATCGAGGTTAAAAGAACTGGGGGTAAAAGAAGAAGACATTAAAGAGTTATCGCAAAATGCATTAAAAGATGTATGTGGTTTTACAAATCCTAAAAAGGCAACATTAGAAGATATTATTAATATTTTCAAGTCTGCAATGTAAAAACTAGCATAAAATTTTTAGCGGGAATAAGTTAATTAAATTTTACCTTGCTTCTAAATGCCACAACGCATAGAGTTATAAATAGATTTATAAATAATGAGTAATTAAATATATAGGAGTACAAGTGAATACAAAAAATCTTATGGTCTTGAGAAGTTAAAAGGGAAAGCGGTGAAAATCCCGCGCAGCCCCCGCTACTGTGAGCGAGGATGAAGCCCTAATAAGCCACTGCTTGGCGTTCAAGAGATGTGCCGGGTGGGAAGGCAGGGTGGAAGATGAATCGCGAGCCAGGAGACCTGCCATAAGATTTCGGAAGTTCGCCTTCGGAGGGAAGGTGGAATGGAATTTTTATGCTTAATTTTGGCAAAAAAGGTCTACCTCCGTGGGGTAGACCTTTTTTTGATACGTGCGCCCGGCATGGGCGATAGCTAGGCGGTGAAAGTCCGCTGTGGGCTTGGTAGTGGGAACCACTAGCCAAGAGCAAGGGTGTCCATCGTGAGGTGGAATCTGAAGGAAGCTTAAGGCAAAATCTCGGTCTGATGAACAAGAACCAGATAAGAGGCTGAATTGGGGTGGATGAGTTTGCGTAACAAAACGAAGTCCAACACTACCCGAATCCCATACAGTAAATCTGGCAGATATATGAGATGAAAGTTATCGTTCTTACCCGGGGAGGTCTCAAGGATAAGTCATGGAAGTAAAATCTGAAGTGACAACCCATGCAGTGATGTATGGCTGAACCTTGAGAAGTCAGCAGAGGTCATAGTACTTATCTAGACATGAATAGATAAGGAAGGACCGAACGTTAGGAGGTTTTGGAAATCTTATGGACTCGAAAGATATGCAGAGACTGCAGACAACTCAACCAAGAGGCTATCCGTTGAATAGAGAAATGGAATTTCAAAAGACAACGGAAGTGCATAGTATATCATCGGCGTCGGAAGATGGAAGAAACGAAGTACAAAGATATACCAGCAAGATGCTTGAAATGATAGTAGAACGAAGGAACATGGAAGCAGCATACAAGCGCGTTGTTGCAAATAAAGGAAGCCATGGAGTCGATGGGATGGAAGTAGATGAACTTCTACCGTATCTCAAAGAAAACTGGGCAACCATAAAACAACAACTGCTGGAGGGGAAATACAAACCACAACCAGTGCGAAGAGTAGAAATTCCCAAACCAGATGGAGGAGTAAGACTACTAGGAATACCTACAGTACTAGACAGACTAATACAACAAGCAATAGCCCAAATACTAAATAAAGTCTACAACCATACATTTTCAGATAGCAGTTATGGATTCAGACCAGGACGCAGTGCAAAAGACGCAATAAAAGCCGCAGAAGCATACATAAATGAAGGATACACATGGGTTGTAGATATGGACTTAGAAAAGTTCTTTGACAGAGTAAACCACGACATAATAATGTCCAAACTAGAAAAGCGGATAGGAGATAAAAGGGTACTAAAGTTAATACGAAGATACCTAGAATCAGGAGTAATGATAAACGGAATCAAAGTATCAACAGAAGAAGGGACACCCCAAGGAGGGCCATTAAGTCCCCTATTAGCAAACATAATGTTGGACGAACTAGACAAAGAACTTGAGAAACGAGGGCATAAATTCTGCCGATATGCAGATGACTGCAACATATATGTAAAAAGCAGGTCTGCAGGAAACAGAGTAATGAAGAGCATAAAGAAATTCATAGAAAGCAAATTAAAACTAAAAGTCAACGAAGCAAAAGTGCTGTAGATAGACCATGGAGAAGAAAATTTCTTGGATTTTCATTCTATACAAAAGAAAACGAAGTAAGAATAAGAATCCATGAAAAATCCATCAAAAGGTTTAAGGGAAAAGTAAGAGAAATAACCAATCGGAACAAGGGAATAAGCATGGAAAACAGAATAAAAAGACTAAATCAAATAACAACAGGATGGGTCAACTATTTTGGATTAGCAGACGCGAAAAGCATAATGAAAACCCTTGACGAATGGATAAGGCGAAGACTAAGGGCATGTATATGGAAACAATGGAAGAAGATAAAAACGAAGCATGATAACTTAGTAAAACTAGGAGTAGAAGAACAAAAAGCCTGGGAATACGCCAATACAAGGAAAGGCTACTGGAGAATATCCAATAGCCCAATCCTAAATAAGACTCTTACAAATAAATACTTTGAAAGCATAGGTTATAAGAGTTTATCCCAAAGATATCTAATTGTACACAATTCCTAATGAACCGCCGTATACCGAACGGTACGTACGGTGGTGTGAGAGGACGCTGAATAAAATAATTATTCAGCTCCTACTCGATTTGAAAAATTTAAATTAGGAGGGTACTTATGAGAAAATTTAAAGGTTTACTTGCTTTATTGGTAGTCTTTGCTTTAATGTTTTCACTGGCTGCTTGTTCAACAAACAATGCTACAAAGCCACAAGATACATCTCAAACAGCAACTGAAATTGTAAAAAGACAGTTTCCTTTAAAAGTTACAGACTTTTTAGGAAGAGAAGTAACTATAGAGAAAGAACCCCAAAGGATAGTTTCTCTTGCGCCTTCTACAACAGAGCTTATATATGCTTTAGGAGCAGGAAATAAAGTAGTGGGTGTTACAGACTTTGACAATTATCCACCTGAGGTCAAGGATGTACCCAAAGTGGGGGGGTTTAAAGGGCCAAATGTAGAAGCGATTACTGCTCAAAAGCCTGATATAATATTTGCTTCCACTCTTTCCGGTAAAGAGCAAATGGAATCTTTAGAAAAAATGGGTATACCCGTCGTGATGCTAGAGGCTAAAGACATTGACCAGATATACCAATCTATAAAAATAATAGGCCAAATAACAGGTACTGAGAAAAAAGGTGAAGAAATAATCAAAGAAATGCAGGACAAAATAAAAGAAATAAACGACAAAGTCAAAAACCTTCCGAAAGTCAGCGTATTTTATCTTGTCTCTCTTGACGGAAACTGGACATCTGGAAAAGGGACTTTTATTGATGAGCTCATAAACCTTGCAGGTGGCAAAAATGTTGCAGAGGATGTAAATGGTTGGGCGCAGTACAGCGTAGAAGAATTAGTCAAGAAAAATCCTGATGTGATAATAACATCTCCTCATGCAGGGGATGTAAAAGACATCAAAAATATGGCAGGATACAAAGATACAAACGCTGTTAAAAATGACAAAGTATTTGTGATAAGCAATGACGACATAATATCAAGAGCTTCTAATAGAATTGTTTTAGGACTTGAAGAAATCGCAAAATTCTTACATCCGGAGGCATTTAAGTAAAGTGGGAGTAAAAAAAGGGATATATTTTGGTACAGCCTTTTCACTGCTTGTCTTTACCATGATTTTATCAATTTCTGCAGGGGCGGTAAAAATACCCCTGCAGGAGATTTTAAATGTTTTTTTGGGCGGTGGCAGTGAAACCTCTAGGACAATAATCCTTAATTTAAGACTTCCAAGAGCTATTGAATCTGCGATTGTAGGTATGGGACTTTCTGTTGTTGGGACATTTTTTCAAGGACTTTTGAGAAATCCAATGGCAGACCCTTATGTATTGGGTGTATCATCAGGAGCGGCTTTTGGAGCTACTATTGCGATAATATTAGGGTTTGGAATATTTGGACTGAGTTTTATGGCATTTATTACTTCTTTAATGACTGTGTTTTTTGTGTACACTATCTCTAGAACTGGCACAAGAGTATCCATGACCACAATGTTATTGGCAGGTATAGCTATAAGTGCTTTTATGTCTGCAATTATATCTCTCATGATGCTTTTAAACCATGATGAGTTTTCTCGAATTGTTTTTTGGACTATGGGAGGATTTAGCCTCATAAATTGGAATAGTGTGGTCTTTACTACTCCTATAATAGTAATTGGCTCTTTTGTGATGTATGTATTTTCAAGGGATGTAAATGCGATATTGACAGGAGAAGAAGTTGCCGAACATTTAGGTGTCAACACAGAACTAGTCAAGAAAATAATTCTTATTACAGGGTCTTTGGTGACTGCAACTGCTGTGTCAGTTGGTGGAATTATAGGTTTTGTGGGACTTATTGTGCCTCATATATCAAGGCTTATTGTAGGACCTGACAATAGAATTCTTGTACCTTTTAGTGCTATATCAGGAGCGATATTTTTAACTTTTGCAGACTTATTAGCACGAATTATTTTAAAGCCAATGGAAATTCCAATTGGGATAATTACAGCAGCATTTGGAGGACCATTCTTTTTATATCTGTTAATAAAGAGCAAACAAAAAAGTGAAGGAATGTGATGATATGGCCATTTTACAGGTAGATAAATTACATTTTTCTTATGGAGAAAGGGAAGTTTTAAGAGGGATAGATTTCACCATAAATAAAAATATGGTGATAGGGATAATTGGTGCAAATGGAAGTGGCAAGACTACTCTTTTAAAAAATATATCAGGGTATTTGACGTCAACTTATGGTAATGTCTTTGTGTTAGGGAAAAATATCAAAGACTTTACTATAAAAGAAAAGGCAAAATATATAGGTTATGTGCCTCAAGATATAGTTTACGACTTTGAATTTAGCTGTTATGACGTAGTAATGATGGGAAGAATTCCTTATCTTAAAAGGTTTCAGTCGGAGAAAAAAGAGGACAGAGATATTGTAAGAGAGTGCATGGAAATTACAAATACATGGCAGTTTAAAGACAAAAGCATAAAAGAGTTAAGCGGCGGTGAAAGGCAAAGAGTGTATATAGCGAGGGCATTAGCACAAAAAGCTCGAATTTTACTCATGGATGAGCCAGTTTCTCACCTTGATATAAAATACCAAGTTGAAATACTGTCTCTTGTAAAAGATTTATCCTTAAAAGGGATACTTGTAATTATTGTGCTTCACGATATTAACCTCGCTTCACAGTTTTGTGATGAGATTTTCATAATGAAAGAAGGCAAAATAATAGCATCTGGGTCTCCCGGAAATGTTTTAACATTGAACAACATAAAATCAGCCTTTTCAATAGATGTGGAAGTGTTTGAAAATCCCATCACCCATACTCCTTACGTCATTCCATCGCTAAATGGAAAGGAGCAACTCAAAGTTGTGTAAAGCTGTAATGATTGCAGGCACCCATTCAGGGGCCGGTAAAACTACTGTAAGCCTTGGGCTTATGGGAGTGCTGTCAAAAAGGTATAAAGTTCAGCCTTTTAAAGTAGGTCCAGATTATATAGATGCTGCTTATCAGCGATATGTCACAGGGAATTTTTCCTGCAATCTCGACTTGTACATGTTGGGGGAACAAAACCTTAAATCGCTTTTTTACAAAAATGCCTGCAATGCTGACATTTCTATAATTGAAGGTGTTATGGGAATGTACGATGGGATTGATACTACAAAAAAGGGGAGCAGTGCTGACATTGCGAAAATTTTAGATATTCCTGTGATTTTAGTTGTAGATGCTTCTTCTATGGCGACAAGTGTATCAGCTTTAATAATGGGTTATATGCACTATGACAGGGAAGTAAAAATTAAAGGGGTGATATTAAATAAAGTTGGAAGTGAAAAACACTATGCCCTTTTGAAAGAATGCATAACAAGAGATTTAGGTATTGAGGTTTTTGGCTATCTTCCAAAGGATCCAAAATTAGATTTGCCAGAAAGACACTTAGGCCTTGTACCGATATATGAGATGCCAGAAATTAAACACAAGTTTGATACCTTATATGATTATATTGAAAAATACATTGATATAGAAAAAATTCTTAATGTAAGTGTAATTGACTGTTCAAATACATTTAGAAACACGATTGGTGAGGGCCATGATTTAAAAAGGGTAAAAATAGGGTATGCGTTTGATGAGGCTTTTAATTTTTATTACAAAGAGAGTTTGGAATTTTTTGAAGAAATGGGAGCAGAGCTTGTACCCTTTAGTCCTCTTAAAGATTATAAATTACCAGATGAAATATCGGGTTTGTACATAGGGGGAGGATTTCCAGAGGTTTTCGCGGAGAGGCTTAATAAAAACAAAAAAATGTTGAAATCGGTTAAAGATGCAATAGATTCAGGTATGCCTGCATATGCAGAGTGTGGCGGCTTTATGTATCTCACAAAAAGCATAACAGATTTACAAGGAAATACTTTTGAAATGGCAGGAATTTACGATTTTGAAACTGTCATGACAAAAAGGCTTCAGAGATTTGGCTATGTTGAGGCAGAAGTTATTGAAGATGACGTCCTTTTTAGAAAAGGGGATAAAATAAAAGGGCATGAGTTTCACCACTCAATAATAAAAGGTTTTTCACAGAAAGCCTCATACGTTGTGCATAAACCGGGAAAAGAAAACGCTTGGGAATGTGGATTTGTGCATAAAAATTGCCTGGCGACGTATGTTCACATAAATTTATACACATATAAAGAGGCTGTCAAGAGGTTTGTTGACAAATGTGTTCAATACCGAAACTCAAATGCTTTTCAGGAGGATTAATATGGCACTTAAATTGATGATACAAGGGACCGCATCGTCTGTTGGCAAAAGCTTGTTGGTTGCCGCTTTTTGCAGAATTTTCAAGCAGGATGGTTACAGAGTAGCCCCTTTTAAGTCTCAAAATATGGCTTTGAATTCCTATATAACCGATGAAGGACTAGAAATAGGAAGAGCACAAGCTATGCAGGCGGAAGCGGCAGGAGTTAAGCCTTCTTATCACATGAATCCAATACTTCTAAAGCCCAGTTCTGATAAAAAAAGCCAAGTTGTTTTAAGAGGCAAAGTTTATAAAAACATGTCTGCAGCCGAATACCACCAATTTAAGCCACAGCTTTTAAAGTTTATTAAAGAGGACTTTGATTTTCTTGCAAGTCAAAATGACATTGTTGTAATAGAAGGAGCTGGAAGTCCTGCAGAAATAAATTTAAGGGATAGAGATGTCGTAAACATGGGTATGGCAGAGATGGTAAATGCACCAGTACTTCTTGTAGGAGATATTGATAAAGGCGGTGTATTTGCTTCAATAGCTGGCACTTTGCTCCTTTTAAAAGAAAATGAGAGAAATCGCATTGAAGGTGTACTTATAAACAAGTTTAGAGGAGACATTGAAATATTAAAGCCGGGTTTGGAGATGTTAGAAAACATTGTACACAAAAAGGTTTTAGGTGTTGTCCCTTATATGGATGTGCACATTGATGAAGAGGATGGGGCGACGGAGAGATTTTATCGTAGGAATACAGAAGGAGATATAGAGATTGCAGTTATAAATCTTCCCCACATATCGAATTTTACGGATTTTGAACCTCTTGCTAAAGTTCCCGGAATAAAGCTTCGCTATGTGAATAAAGGGGAAAGGATTGGAGATTGTGATGTTGTTATAATTCCGGGAACAAAAAACACAATTGGAGATTTGCAAGCATTAAAAGAATATAGGATTGATAAGGAAATTTTTGAAATGAGAAAAAAAGGTAAATTTATAGTCGGCATTTGTGGAGGATACCAAATGCTGGGAAAAGTCATTAAAGACCCGGGAAGAATTGAAAGTACAACTTCAGAAATTGAGGGACTGGGACTTTTGGATATAGAGACTGTAATTGAAAATGAAAAGACAACAACCCAAATTAAGGCGGTTATTCGCAATAATTTACCATCAATATTATCACCTCTTAGAAATATTGCTGTAGAGGGATATGAAATACACATGGGGCAAAGTCGAATTTTGGGAGATTGTCAGCCTTTTTCAGTAATAACTCATAGAAATGGAGAAAAAATCGAAGTCTATGACGGTTGTATAAGCGATGATGGAAAAGTGTTTGGAACTTACATACACGGAATTTTTGAAAACAGAGAGTTTGTCAGGGAATTTATAAATATTGTGAGAAAATCAAAAGGACTTTCTCCTATAGAGGAAATTATTGATTACAAAGAATTTAAAGAAAGAGAATATGATAAGCTTGCAGATATTGTGAGAAAAAGTATCGACATGAAAGAAGTCTATGAAATTATGGAGAGGTATAAAGATTAATGGAAGTGGTATTAGCCTACTTATTAGATTTGTTGATAGGAGACCCTGAAGGATATCCTCATCCTGTAAGAATTATAGGGAGAGTGGTATCACATTTAGAGAGTATACTTAGAAAATATGCTAAAAGTGACAGAGCTTTAAAAATAGCAGGTTTTATACTGTGTGGACTTACAGTAACTTTGGCATTTGCAGCAACATATGTACTACTTTATATTGCAGGACTTATACATCCATATTTAAAGTATGCTTTAGATGTTTTAATTATATATACCTGCCTTGCTACAAAAGACCTTGGTAAAGCTGCTGGAAGAGTATACGAAGCGTTGGCAAAGGGTGATATAGTTGAAGCAAGAAGAAGATTATCTTATATAGTCAGTAGGGATACAGATAGGCTTGATGTTGAGAATATATCCAGAGGAGCGATAGAAACAGTTGCAGAGAATATATCAGACGGTATAATAGCCCCTATGTTTTACGCGTTTATAGGAGGTGCGCCGCTGGCTATCTTTTATAAGGCAGCAAGCACTCTTGATTCTATGGTAGGCTATAGAAATGAAAAGTACCTCGATTTAGGATTTGCTTCTGCAAAACTTGACGACATATTAAATTTTATCCCTGCTCGCATAACAGGTTTTTTGATTGTTATAGCTGCTTTTCTCTTAGGCTATGATTATAAAAATAGTTGGAGGATTTTTTTAAGAGATAGGTTGAAACATCAAAGTCCAAACAGTGCTCACGGAGAAGCAGCAGTTGCCGGTGCTTTAAATATACAACTTGGAGGGCTCAATTATTACTTTGGAAAGCCTGAGCTTAAGCCAACTCTTGGGGATGGAAAAGAAAAAATTACTCCACAGCACATAAAAGACAGCATAAAAATAATGTATATGACTTCATTTTTAGGTATTGTGGTGTTTTATATAGGGAGGAGATTGATGTGAAAGAAAAAGCAAATGCATTAAAAAATGTTAAAACTCTTACTCTTGTTGCTATGCTTATAGCCTTAAGTGCAGTAGGTGCTCTCATAAAAGTTTTTAACACAGTTGCTTTCGATTCAATGCCAGGATACTTTGCCGCATTATACCTTGGAGGTTGGTATGGAGCCCTTGTGATAAGTTTAGGGCATATGCTTACAGCAATTACTTCTGGATTTCCTTTAGGGCTTACAAATCACATATACATAGCAGTGCAAATGGCATTATATGCCTATTTGTTTAAATTTTTTTATCGAAAATTTGATTCTAGTGTAAAAAGCCTCTTTTCTTTATGAAGAAGTATAAATATAAAATAGATTGAATAAATAAACATAAAAATATAGGTAGTACAAATTTTCATAGAATTATGTTAGAATCAAAGAAGCAAAAATTACAACAAATGGGGTGTTGCACTTGTTTAGAGAAAACAGCGACCATTTTCAACAATCTTTATTTGAAAGTGTTAACTTCATGGATTCAAGGATAAAGGCTAAACTAGAAAAATCATGGGCACCCATATTCTATAAATACGTGTTCTGCAACATCGATGAAAAACCCTTTTCAGTCTTATACAGTGATACAGGAAGGCCTAACTTCCCGGTTAACATACTCCTTTCCCTGGAATACATAAAACACCTTAAAAACTACTCTGATGATGAACTTATTGAAAACTTTAACTTCAATTACCTGATAAATTACGCTGTAGGAATAAGGACATTAGGAGGCATGAACCTTTCAGAGAAAACCTTGTATGACTTTAGATCAAGGATATACCAATACCTCATAAAACATCCTGAACAAGAGGACTTGATATTCGGGCAATTTCTAAATCTTACCAGTATTTTTGCCAAAGAAGCAGGCATATCCATGAAAGAACAGCGCATGGA
The sequence above is a segment of the Thermoanaerobacter ethanolicus JW 200 genome. Coding sequences within it:
- a CDS encoding iron-containing alcohol dehydrogenase; this translates as MKIFKFHMPPINLIGVGCLKDVGREIKKLGFKKGIIVTDKVLVRAGLVNNVISVLEEEGIEYVVFDETKPNPTIKNVTNGLKLLIENKCDFIISCGGGSAHDCAKGIGLIAKEKNFIDEVERLDKVKCSGWNSALLLPLVAINTTAGTGSEVTKFAIITDEEKRIKMPIVDWRITPLIAVNDPLLMIGMPKSLTAASGMDALTHAIEAYISIDANPFTDALALKAIEIIFNYLKRAVENGNDIEAREKMAYAEFLAGIAFNNAGLGYVHAMAHQLGGFYDLPHGVCNAVLLPHVLEYNLEAVQNKLIYIAKAMGIDVDKLTTKEIGGKIIESINQLSQEIGIPSRLKELGVKEEDIKELSQNALKDVCGFTNPKKATLEDIINIFKSAM
- a CDS encoding ABC transporter substrate-binding protein; translated protein: MRKFKGLLALLVVFALMFSLAACSTNNATKPQDTSQTATEIVKRQFPLKVTDFLGREVTIEKEPQRIVSLAPSTTELIYALGAGNKVVGVTDFDNYPPEVKDVPKVGGFKGPNVEAITAQKPDIIFASTLSGKEQMESLEKMGIPVVMLEAKDIDQIYQSIKIIGQITGTEKKGEEIIKEMQDKIKEINDKVKNLPKVSVFYLVSLDGNWTSGKGTFIDELINLAGGKNVAEDVNGWAQYSVEELVKKNPDVIITSPHAGDVKDIKNMAGYKDTNAVKNDKVFVISNDDIISRASNRIVLGLEEIAKFLHPEAFK
- a CDS encoding FecCD family ABC transporter permease — protein: MGVKKGIYFGTAFSLLVFTMILSISAGAVKIPLQEILNVFLGGGSETSRTIILNLRLPRAIESAIVGMGLSVVGTFFQGLLRNPMADPYVLGVSSGAAFGATIAIILGFGIFGLSFMAFITSLMTVFFVYTISRTGTRVSMTTMLLAGIAISAFMSAIISLMMLLNHDEFSRIVFWTMGGFSLINWNSVVFTTPIIVIGSFVMYVFSRDVNAILTGEEVAEHLGVNTELVKKIILITGSLVTATAVSVGGIIGFVGLIVPHISRLIVGPDNRILVPFSAISGAIFLTFADLLARIILKPMEIPIGIITAAFGGPFFLYLLIKSKQKSEGM
- a CDS encoding ABC transporter ATP-binding protein; the protein is MAILQVDKLHFSYGEREVLRGIDFTINKNMVIGIIGANGSGKTTLLKNISGYLTSTYGNVFVLGKNIKDFTIKEKAKYIGYVPQDIVYDFEFSCYDVVMMGRIPYLKRFQSEKKEDRDIVRECMEITNTWQFKDKSIKELSGGERQRVYIARALAQKARILLMDEPVSHLDIKYQVEILSLVKDLSLKGILVIIVLHDINLASQFCDEIFIMKEGKIIASGSPGNVLTLNNIKSAFSIDVEVFENPITHTPYVIPSLNGKEQLKVV
- a CDS encoding cobyrinate a,c-diamide synthase: MCKAVMIAGTHSGAGKTTVSLGLMGVLSKRYKVQPFKVGPDYIDAAYQRYVTGNFSCNLDLYMLGEQNLKSLFYKNACNADISIIEGVMGMYDGIDTTKKGSSADIAKILDIPVILVVDASSMATSVSALIMGYMHYDREVKIKGVILNKVGSEKHYALLKECITRDLGIEVFGYLPKDPKLDLPERHLGLVPIYEMPEIKHKFDTLYDYIEKYIDIEKILNVSVIDCSNTFRNTIGEGHDLKRVKIGYAFDEAFNFYYKESLEFFEEMGAELVPFSPLKDYKLPDEISGLYIGGGFPEVFAERLNKNKKMLKSVKDAIDSGMPAYAECGGFMYLTKSITDLQGNTFEMAGIYDFETVMTKRLQRFGYVEAEVIEDDVLFRKGDKIKGHEFHHSIIKGFSQKASYVVHKPGKENAWECGFVHKNCLATYVHINLYTYKEAVKRFVDKCVQYRNSNAFQED
- a CDS encoding cobyric acid synthase translates to MALKLMIQGTASSVGKSLLVAAFCRIFKQDGYRVAPFKSQNMALNSYITDEGLEIGRAQAMQAEAAGVKPSYHMNPILLKPSSDKKSQVVLRGKVYKNMSAAEYHQFKPQLLKFIKEDFDFLASQNDIVVIEGAGSPAEINLRDRDVVNMGMAEMVNAPVLLVGDIDKGGVFASIAGTLLLLKENERNRIEGVLINKFRGDIEILKPGLEMLENIVHKKVLGVVPYMDVHIDEEDGATERFYRRNTEGDIEIAVINLPHISNFTDFEPLAKVPGIKLRYVNKGERIGDCDVVIIPGTKNTIGDLQALKEYRIDKEIFEMRKKGKFIVGICGGYQMLGKVIKDPGRIESTTSEIEGLGLLDIETVIENEKTTTQIKAVIRNNLPSILSPLRNIAVEGYEIHMGQSRILGDCQPFSVITHRNGEKIEVYDGCISDDGKVFGTYIHGIFENREFVREFINIVRKSKGLSPIEEIIDYKEFKEREYDKLADIVRKSIDMKEVYEIMERYKD
- the cbiB gene encoding adenosylcobinamide-phosphate synthase CbiB; this translates as MEVVLAYLLDLLIGDPEGYPHPVRIIGRVVSHLESILRKYAKSDRALKIAGFILCGLTVTLAFAATYVLLYIAGLIHPYLKYALDVLIIYTCLATKDLGKAAGRVYEALAKGDIVEARRRLSYIVSRDTDRLDVENISRGAIETVAENISDGIIAPMFYAFIGGAPLAIFYKAASTLDSMVGYRNEKYLDLGFASAKLDDILNFIPARITGFLIVIAAFLLGYDYKNSWRIFLRDRLKHQSPNSAHGEAAVAGALNIQLGGLNYYFGKPELKPTLGDGKEKITPQHIKDSIKIMYMTSFLGIVVFYIGRRLM